A DNA window from Aquarana catesbeiana isolate 2022-GZ linkage group LG01, ASM4218655v1, whole genome shotgun sequence contains the following coding sequences:
- the LOC141124147 gene encoding chymotrypsinogen A-like — protein sequence MAMLWFLSCLALLSGAYGCGVPAIKPIISGYARVVNGENAVSGSWPWQVSLQTSSRSHFCGGSLINNLWVVTAAHCGVTTAHTVVLGAYDRSLTTEATQRIAVGRAFRHPNYNSQTIINDITLIKLATPATYTSRISPVCLAATTDVFNGGERCVTTGWGYTNAAVQVTPSRLQQASLPLLTTANCQTYWGTNIKDTMICAGASGVSSCMGDSGGPLVCQRNGAWTLAGIVSWGSSSCATSSPGVYARVTALRSWVDQTLAAN from the exons gctgtggtgttCCCGCAATCAAGCCCATTATCTCCGGCTATGCTAGGGTTGTGAATGGTGAGAATGCCGTCTCTGGATCTTGGCCCTGGCAGGTGTCTCTGCAG ACCAGCTCTAGGTCCCACTTCTGTGGTGGTTCTCTGATCAACAATCTCTGGGTTgtcactgctgcccactgtggagtCAC AACTGCCCACACTGTGGTCCTGGGTGCATATGACCGATCCCTGACGACTGAGGCCACCCAGAGAATTGCTGTCGGCaga GCCTTCAGACACCCCAATTACAACTCCCAGACCATCATCAATGACATCACCCTGATCAAGCTGGCCACTCCCGCCACCTACACCAGCCGCATTTCCCCCGTGTGTCTTGCTGCCACCACTGATGTCTTCAATGGAGGAGAAAGATGTGTCACCACCGGATGGGGATACACCAATGCTGCCG TTCAAGTCACCCCATCCAGGCTTCAGCAGGCATCTCTTCCTCTCCTGACCACCGCCAACTGCCAGACCTACTGGGGAACCAACATCAAGGACACCATGATCTGCGCCGGTGCCTCCGGTGTCTCCTCCTGCATG gGTGACTCTGGTGGACCCCTTGTGTGCCAGAGGAACGGAGCCTGGACCCTGGCCGGTATTGTGTCCTGGGGCAGCTCTTCCTGTGCTACATCTTCTCCTGGAGTCTACGCCCGCGTCACCGCCCTCAGATCCTGGGTGGACCAGACTCTTGCGGCTAACTAA